In Stomatohabitans albus, one genomic interval encodes:
- a CDS encoding ABC transporter permease: protein MTAPVSQPQPLYRSPWVIGTAVVLVTIALAVTSVFVGAADLTPSDVLTGQLNEAQRSALFISRIPRTIAIVLSGSAMAVAGLVMQLVVRNRFVEPSTTGTTAGASAGILIVLLVNPGAPVIIKLIVSTIGALTVTAVFVVLIARIPARQSVLIPLVGIMTATVVEAGVTFVALRHNLLQSIGAWTTGNFAPIIAGRYELLFLVGLASLATWVTADRITIIGLGKDTATNLGVSYRATLIWGLALVAVTSSIVVTVVGGLPFLGLVVPNLVSIVIGDRLRFSIPWVAISGAGLVLVADVIGRIVIPPFELPIGTTLGVICSGIFLGLVMHLDEHRD, encoded by the coding sequence ATGACCGCACCGGTTAGCCAACCACAGCCGCTGTACCGATCCCCATGGGTGATTGGGACAGCGGTTGTCCTCGTGACCATTGCGTTGGCTGTTACAAGCGTTTTCGTTGGCGCGGCTGATCTCACGCCAAGCGATGTGCTTACCGGTCAACTGAACGAAGCGCAACGGTCAGCCCTCTTTATTAGCCGGATCCCGAGAACAATCGCTATCGTATTGTCAGGATCGGCTATGGCTGTCGCTGGATTGGTGATGCAGTTGGTCGTCCGAAACCGATTTGTTGAACCATCAACAACGGGCACCACGGCCGGGGCCAGTGCCGGCATACTCATCGTGTTGCTAGTAAACCCTGGCGCTCCAGTGATCATCAAGTTGATCGTTTCCACCATTGGGGCACTAACCGTGACCGCGGTATTCGTTGTCCTGATCGCTCGGATCCCTGCCCGCCAAAGTGTGCTGATCCCACTTGTAGGCATTATGACAGCCACTGTTGTTGAAGCTGGTGTCACCTTTGTCGCACTGCGGCACAACTTGCTTCAGTCCATAGGTGCTTGGACGACCGGCAATTTTGCACCGATTATCGCTGGACGATACGAATTACTATTTCTCGTTGGGCTAGCCAGTCTGGCCACGTGGGTAACCGCTGATCGCATCACGATAATTGGTCTTGGCAAAGACACCGCCACGAACCTTGGGGTCTCTTATCGCGCAACCCTTATTTGGGGGTTGGCATTGGTTGCAGTCACCAGTTCAATCGTGGTAACTGTCGTTGGCGGGCTGCCCTTTCTTGGCCTCGTGGTTCCAAACTTAGTCAGTATCGTTATTGGTGACCGTCTGCGCTTTTCGATTCCGTGGGTTGCCATTTCTGGTGCTGGGTTAGTCCTCGTTGCAGATGTCATCGGCCGGATCGTCATCCCCCCCTTTGAACTGCCAATTGGTACCACACTTGGGGTGATTTGTTCTGGCATATTCCTCGGCCTTGTCATGCATTTGGACGAACATCGTGACTGA